A single genomic interval of Pirellulales bacterium harbors:
- a CDS encoding PEP-CTERM sorting domain-containing protein: protein MSIKMQRFLLITCLSLVCAGVTTSMAQAGQLTFNIDPAQSHLTLTLETEDGTPVSFAQTPGSDTTSLSGTLHVDLTASTIQFLPTGDTQFALQSVPQSPLGDGSAGSAPAQYGLSISVPGAITGVVAGRSYVGDATSGVIPLAGGAYDASQLTLGLLSGITGYNLLVLGSPAVGSFNTNFPAPNSLTGGTFTESAGVYTITAPILASGLSTVDGVTLVDVFSGQVVATATVPEPASMLLAAIGVAMLFCCRRRRV, encoded by the coding sequence ATGAGTATTAAGATGCAACGATTCTTGCTGATAACTTGCCTGTCGCTCGTGTGCGCGGGCGTGACGACTTCGATGGCGCAGGCCGGCCAGCTCACATTCAACATCGATCCCGCGCAGAGTCATCTCACGCTAACGCTCGAAACCGAAGATGGCACGCCGGTTTCGTTCGCCCAGACGCCGGGGAGCGATACCACCAGCCTGTCGGGCACGCTGCACGTCGACTTGACGGCCAGCACGATCCAGTTTCTGCCCACGGGCGACACTCAGTTTGCGCTTCAATCCGTGCCGCAATCGCCGCTGGGGGACGGATCGGCGGGATCCGCGCCGGCGCAATACGGCTTAAGCATTTCCGTACCCGGCGCTATCACGGGCGTCGTGGCGGGACGCAGCTACGTCGGCGATGCCACCAGTGGTGTGATTCCATTAGCCGGCGGCGCCTACGATGCCAGCCAGTTGACCCTCGGCTTGCTCAGCGGCATTACGGGTTACAACCTGCTGGTACTGGGTTCGCCGGCAGTCGGTAGCTTCAACACCAACTTTCCGGCGCCGAATTCCTTGACCGGCGGGACTTTTACCGAATCGGCGGGAGTGTATACGATCACGGCGCCGATCCTGGCCTCGGGCTTGTCGACTGTTGACGGCGTCACGCTGGTTGACGTTTTCTCGGGCCAGGTCGTGGCCACGGCCACCGTGCCCGAGCCGGCGAGCATGCTGCTGGCGGCGATCGGCGTGGCGATGCTCTTCTGTTGCCGACGTCGGCGCGTTTGA